The following coding sequences are from one Pigmentibacter sp. JX0631 window:
- a CDS encoding oligopeptide/dipeptide ABC transporter ATP-binding protein: MTLLSVNDLNISFSTHDGMVKAVNGISFSLNSSEALGIVGESGSGKSQLVLGIMGLLAQNGKTVGSVKFNNNELIGLNQQQLNKIRGDKISMIFQDPMTSLNPYLKISTQMTEVLMFHKNMSQQEAKQESIKMLDLVKIPDAKNRIDMYPHEFSGGMRQRVMIAMSLLCKPDLLIADEPTTALDVTVQAQIVALLRDLKKDLGTAIIIITHDLGVVAGICDNVMVMYAGRTMEYGSVEHIFYQPQHPYTQGLLKSIPKLNDETYGDLPTIPGNPPSLLNLPTGCAFHERCQYATEKCFTTPPPLVAINQKTKKACYKEFLT; encoded by the coding sequence ATGACTTTATTAAGTGTTAACGATCTCAATATCTCTTTTTCCACTCATGATGGCATGGTAAAAGCTGTAAATGGAATTAGTTTTTCTTTAAATTCAAGTGAAGCATTAGGAATAGTAGGCGAATCTGGTTCGGGAAAAAGTCAACTTGTCCTAGGAATTATGGGATTACTAGCTCAAAATGGTAAAACTGTTGGGAGCGTAAAATTTAATAACAATGAATTAATTGGTTTAAATCAACAACAACTAAACAAGATCAGAGGCGATAAAATATCGATGATCTTTCAAGATCCTATGACTTCTTTAAATCCTTATTTAAAAATTTCTACCCAAATGACAGAAGTCTTAATGTTTCATAAGAATATGTCTCAACAAGAAGCAAAACAAGAATCGATAAAAATGTTAGATTTAGTAAAAATTCCTGATGCGAAAAATAGAATAGACATGTATCCTCATGAATTTTCTGGAGGAATGCGTCAACGGGTTATGATCGCAATGAGTCTTCTCTGTAAACCGGACTTGTTGATTGCTGATGAACCAACTACTGCATTAGATGTTACAGTTCAAGCGCAAATAGTCGCTCTCTTAAGAGATCTTAAAAAAGATTTAGGAACAGCAATAATAATCATTACTCACGATTTAGGAGTTGTTGCAGGTATTTGCGACAATGTGATGGTCATGTATGCAGGAAGAACCATGGAATATGGGTCAGTTGAGCATATTTTTTATCAACCGCAGCATCCCTATACACAAGGACTTTTAAAATCTATTCCTAAATTAAACGACGAAACTTATGGAGATCTACCTACAATTCCAGGTAATCCTCCAAGCTTATTAAACTTACCGACGGGATGTGCTTTTCATGAACGTTGTCAGTATGCTACTGAAAAATGCTTCACAACACCTCCTCCTTTAGTTGCAATTAATCAGAAAACGAAAAAGGCTTGTTATAAGGAATTCTTAACATGA
- a CDS encoding 2Fe-2S iron-sulfur cluster-binding protein translates to MSKPIIYFVLEDMEVEAPQGTSFQEIVDSCGADVTFGCRTGTCGTCRIKIEKGIENISAMEREEKDFLESISANKDERLGCQIKIKGNCSINYIGL, encoded by the coding sequence ATGTCAAAACCAATCATATATTTTGTATTGGAAGATATGGAAGTAGAAGCCCCTCAAGGCACTTCTTTTCAAGAAATAGTTGATTCCTGTGGAGCTGATGTTACTTTTGGCTGCAGAACTGGAACTTGTGGAACATGCAGAATTAAAATTGAAAAAGGCATTGAGAATATCTCCGCAATGGAAAGAGAAGAAAAAGATTTTCTTGAATCCATATCAGCAAATAAAGATGAACGGCTAGGATGTCAAATAAAAATAAAAGGTAATTGCTCAATCAATTATATAGGTTTATGA
- the oppB gene encoding oligopeptide ABC transporter permease OppB, producing MISYTIKRFLGAWPTLIILITLSFFLMRIAPGGPFSGEKVLSPAVQANLNAKYHLDDPIFIQYLDYLWSLAKGDFGPSFKYPDWTVNQLINQGFPVSLWLGAWAMLIAVIIGVLVGSFAAFKQNTFVDYLATGMSMTGISIPSFVTAPMFTLLFAVFLGWLPAGGWNDGSFQNMILPVTSLALPQIAIISRIMRGSMIEVLKSNYIRTAKAKGIPTRIILFRHALRPALLPVISYLGPATAGIITGSVVVEQIFSLPGLGSYLVKGALNRDYTLVLGSVILVGALIIAFNFIVDVLYAVIDPKIKY from the coding sequence ATGATTTCATATACTATAAAAAGATTTTTAGGGGCATGGCCTACGCTAATTATACTTATTACCTTATCTTTTTTTCTTATGCGAATTGCTCCAGGTGGTCCTTTTTCTGGAGAAAAAGTACTGAGCCCAGCTGTGCAAGCAAATTTGAACGCTAAATATCATTTAGATGATCCTATATTTATTCAATATCTAGACTATTTATGGTCACTAGCGAAAGGTGATTTTGGACCTTCATTTAAATATCCAGATTGGACTGTTAATCAACTTATTAATCAAGGATTTCCTGTCTCACTATGGCTGGGCGCTTGGGCTATGTTAATTGCTGTTATTATAGGTGTACTTGTTGGCTCTTTTGCAGCGTTTAAGCAAAATACTTTTGTTGACTATTTAGCAACAGGAATGTCAATGACAGGAATTTCAATTCCAAGTTTTGTAACAGCACCAATGTTTACTTTATTATTCGCAGTATTTTTAGGTTGGTTACCCGCCGGTGGTTGGAATGATGGCTCTTTCCAAAATATGATTCTTCCTGTTACTTCTCTTGCTTTACCACAAATAGCAATTATTAGTCGAATAATGCGAGGAAGCATGATTGAAGTTCTAAAAAGTAATTATATCCGTACAGCAAAAGCAAAGGGAATTCCAACCAGAATTATTTTATTTCGCCATGCTTTAAGACCTGCATTACTTCCCGTTATATCATATTTAGGTCCAGCTACAGCTGGGATCATTACCGGTTCTGTAGTTGTAGAACAAATTTTTAGCTTACCTGGACTAGGAAGTTACCTTGTTAAAGGTGCATTAAATCGTGATTACACTTTAGTGTTAGGCTCTGTAATTTTAGTAGGAGCTCTCATAATTGCATTTAATTTTATTGTTGATGTTTTATATGCTGTGATTGATCCAAAAATAAAATACTGA
- a CDS encoding bifunctional homocysteine S-methyltransferase/methylenetetrahydrofolate reductase, with protein MPNSFSANSKQKCIRSFRSCLQKGECILLGGSTGTLLYEKGIFINKSFEEVNLSQPELVYQIHSEFINAGAQIISTNTWGANHYKLKSFGLEKKVEDINLKGAEIARKAATTNCWVAGSIGPLGVRIEPWGPTSLEEAKNTFKEQAHALINGSVDLFILEGFPDLSEIHQAILAIKEIGDFPIIAMMSVNEDGNSLFGTEPTWFTQKLDEWGADVVGIDGGNGPAPMLEILKKLKQSTDKPIILYPNAGQPRMVDGRLIYMASPEYMGEFARQALLRGARLLGGSSGTSPAHTKIMSGAIRQAKAFDLTEQTKNIETKEENKIHVHITNVPRVLQSNWAQKIIDGKFVTSIELLPPKGLEIEKILERAKICKENNIDAINIPDGPRASARMSSLATACIIEREIGIETVLHYACRDRNLLGIQSDLLGAAGLGIKNILCITGDPPKMGPYPNATAVFDIDAIGLVNMVTRLNSGLDLGGSSIGRPTCMSVGVGANPVASDIEKEKSRFKYKVEAGAEWAITQPVFDSVSLFKFLEFSSKFKVPIIAGIWPLKSLRNAEFMANEVPGVYVPNTILDRMRKCKTSDEQMNEGIAIAKELIDEIKSSVQGLQISAPLGNVEFALRLL; from the coding sequence ATGCCTAATTCTTTTTCTGCTAATTCTAAGCAAAAATGTATACGTTCGTTTCGTTCCTGTTTACAAAAAGGTGAATGTATTTTACTTGGAGGTTCAACCGGTACTCTTCTGTATGAAAAAGGAATTTTTATAAATAAATCCTTTGAAGAAGTAAATCTTTCTCAACCTGAACTTGTTTATCAAATTCACTCAGAATTTATTAATGCAGGCGCACAAATTATAAGTACTAATACTTGGGGTGCTAATCACTATAAATTAAAATCTTTTGGACTGGAAAAAAAAGTTGAAGATATAAATTTAAAAGGAGCAGAAATTGCTCGCAAAGCAGCTACAACAAACTGTTGGGTTGCTGGCAGTATTGGACCACTTGGAGTAAGAATTGAACCCTGGGGACCAACATCGCTTGAAGAAGCAAAAAATACTTTCAAAGAACAAGCTCATGCCTTAATAAACGGATCTGTTGACTTATTTATTCTTGAAGGTTTTCCAGACTTATCTGAAATTCATCAAGCAATACTAGCAATAAAAGAAATAGGTGATTTTCCTATTATTGCAATGATGAGTGTGAATGAAGATGGAAATAGTTTGTTTGGGACAGAACCTACTTGGTTCACCCAAAAATTAGATGAATGGGGGGCTGACGTTGTAGGAATAGATGGCGGAAATGGCCCTGCTCCCATGTTAGAAATATTAAAAAAACTAAAGCAGTCAACAGATAAACCAATTATTCTTTATCCCAATGCAGGCCAACCACGCATGGTTGATGGAAGACTTATCTATATGGCAAGCCCTGAATATATGGGTGAATTTGCTCGTCAAGCCTTACTAAGAGGCGCGAGACTTCTCGGAGGCAGTAGTGGAACGTCCCCTGCACATACAAAAATAATGTCAGGAGCTATTCGCCAAGCAAAAGCTTTTGACTTAACGGAACAAACAAAAAATATCGAAACAAAAGAAGAAAATAAAATTCATGTACATATCACAAATGTACCTAGAGTTTTACAAAGTAATTGGGCGCAAAAAATAATTGATGGAAAATTTGTTACTAGTATTGAACTTCTTCCACCTAAAGGATTAGAAATAGAAAAAATCCTTGAACGCGCAAAAATATGTAAAGAAAATAACATAGACGCGATAAATATACCAGATGGTCCTAGAGCTTCAGCAAGAATGAGTTCTTTAGCCACAGCATGTATTATTGAACGCGAAATTGGTATTGAAACCGTATTACACTACGCCTGTAGAGATAGAAATTTATTAGGTATTCAAAGTGACTTATTAGGTGCTGCAGGATTAGGAATTAAAAATATTCTATGCATAACTGGAGATCCTCCTAAAATGGGGCCTTATCCAAATGCAACAGCGGTATTTGATATAGATGCTATTGGATTAGTAAATATGGTAACAAGATTAAACTCTGGACTTGATTTAGGTGGTTCCAGTATTGGCAGACCAACTTGCATGAGTGTTGGTGTCGGTGCAAACCCCGTTGCTTCTGATATAGAAAAAGAAAAATCTCGTTTTAAATATAAAGTTGAAGCTGGTGCCGAGTGGGCGATTACTCAACCAGTTTTTGATTCTGTTTCATTATTCAAATTTTTAGAATTTTCTTCAAAATTTAAAGTACCAATTATTGCTGGAATATGGCCATTGAAAAGTCTACGTAATGCTGAATTTATGGCAAATGAAGTCCCTGGAGTTTATGTACCAAATACGATTTTAGATCGTATGCGAAAATGTAAGACTTCAGACGAACAAATGAACGAAGGGATAGCAATTGCTAAAGAACTTATTGATGAAATTAAATCTTCTGTACAAGGTTTGCAAATAAGTGCTCCTTTAGGAAATGTTGAGTTTGCTCTGCGTTTACTTTAA
- the oppC gene encoding oligopeptide ABC transporter permease OppC, with product MSKKAIILEKIALKKEIKGRSLWKDAFRRLTLNKAAVVSIGILFIITLLVIFAPYFSHYEMQDTDWNSIGLSPDFSSKHFFGTDDLGRDVFSRTLYGGRMSLLIGIISSVVSVVIGIAYGATAGFLGGKIDGFMMRIVDIIYSLPFMFFVILLMTFFGRNIFLIFIAIGAVNWLDMARIVRGQTLSLKGKEFIEAAHASGVSSAIIILRHIVPNVLGIVIVYVTLTIPQVILTESFLSFLGLGVQEPATSWGVLINDGAQNVTVAWWRLVFPAAFLVITLFCFNFIGDGLRDALDPKDR from the coding sequence ATGAGTAAAAAGGCTATCATTCTTGAAAAAATTGCGCTGAAAAAAGAAATTAAAGGAAGAAGTCTTTGGAAAGATGCTTTTCGAAGATTAACTTTAAATAAAGCAGCAGTTGTTAGTATTGGAATCCTTTTTATCATAACCTTATTGGTCATTTTTGCTCCATATTTTTCCCACTATGAAATGCAAGATACTGATTGGAATTCAATTGGTCTTTCACCCGATTTTAGCAGTAAACATTTTTTTGGTACTGATGATTTAGGAAGAGATGTCTTTTCTAGAACACTATATGGTGGGAGAATGTCTCTTTTAATTGGCATCATTTCAAGTGTTGTAAGTGTAGTTATAGGTATAGCTTATGGCGCTACAGCTGGTTTTTTAGGTGGAAAAATTGATGGTTTTATGATGAGAATTGTCGATATTATTTATTCTCTTCCTTTTATGTTTTTTGTTATTTTATTAATGACTTTTTTTGGCAGAAACATATTTCTTATTTTCATTGCAATTGGAGCAGTAAATTGGCTTGACATGGCGCGAATTGTTAGAGGACAAACTCTTTCTTTAAAAGGAAAAGAATTTATAGAAGCAGCACATGCAAGCGGTGTAAGTTCAGCGATAATAATTTTACGCCATATCGTTCCAAATGTGCTTGGAATAGTAATTGTATATGTTACTTTAACTATCCCGCAAGTTATTCTTACAGAATCATTTTTAAGCTTTCTTGGTCTTGGAGTTCAAGAACCTGCTACCAGTTGGGGAGTTTTAATAAATGATGGTGCACAAAATGTAACAGTGGCTTGGTGGAGATTGGTTTTCCCCGCAGCCTTTTTAGTAATTACATTATTTTGCTTTAATTTTATTGGTGACGGACTCAGAGATGCTCTTGATCCTAAAGACCGTTAA
- the metH gene encoding methionine synthase, translating to MKKKISELIKEKVLVLDGAMGTQIFNFNPTIEDYGGLEYDGCVELLNERRTKWIQEIHHNYFINGSDAVETNTFGCNEIVLSEFNLAHRTEELNIIAAKLARYVANSFNENKYVIGSVGPGTKLISLLQIDYHTLYQSYKKQMVGLIKGGVDAILIETSQDINQVKIAIRAAKSAMKELNKKVPIWSQVTIETSGTMLVGSDIQTALTSIETLEIDVLGMNCATGPDEMRQHIAYLAEASPFALSVLPNAGLPQNVGGKTVYPLGPKDFANKVNLMAKDFSLNIIGGCCGTTPEHIKELANLAGTLNPGIRKGKYEKSVSSLYNSVPLNLEPKPLYVGERTNANGSKKFKELLAVNDYDGLVQIAKSQLKEGAHILDVCVAYVSRNETEDMEKLLKKIVTQVNIPIMIDSTELPVIEKALQIAPGKCIINSINFEDGEEKAREILKYCKEYGAAVVALTIDEEGMAKTTEKKVAIAKRIYNLVVDEFHIHPGDLIFDPLTFTLGSGDEEFRKSAIATLDGIKLIKETLPGVKTILGLSNVSFGLTPYTRQILNSLMLYHAVKNGLDLAILNASKIIPVAKIESDVRNIFEDLLFDRRAENYDPLKVILQKFSDLKKDSSTEQIKRNTLSIEEKLKLDIIDGEKQLIIEDCKEALKKYPPLTIINEILLSGMKTVGERFGAGEMQLPFVLESAEAMKAAVSVIEPYMEKKTGYSKGKMIIATVKGDVHDIGKNLVDVILSNNGFEILNLGIKQPIESILEKYKNSGANAIGMSGLLVKSTAIMKENLEYMTVHGHTIPVILGGAALTREFVEKDCQAVYKGQVFYAFDAFESLKIMEKLSEISGELTLEQANAIRKYARGHDNSTPSEPEEQKIKIIRKGSPSIQLDENGQSPWIRKNEVIPIPPFWGTKVIEESIDNLFNFIDEFALIRSRWGFSQGNKNDTEFNLLLQEKAYPLYHKWKNKVIEEKVFQPKAIYGYFPVCSFQNKLFVYDPSEKNKIHPSDKNKIIAEFEFPRQNSGKLLCISDMFRNIKNAEFDTLGIQIVTLGEEFSNQTKKLYDSGNVTDYYYMHGIGTELTEAFAELIHKKIRTDLGIVGKDAKNMRQLFSQGYQGSRYSFGYPACPSMEGNATLLNLLDASRIGVFISEAYQMHPELTTSALVSWHPQARYFST from the coding sequence ATGAAAAAAAAAATTTCTGAATTAATTAAAGAGAAAGTATTAGTTCTTGATGGAGCTATGGGCACTCAGATTTTTAATTTTAATCCAACTATTGAGGATTATGGTGGATTAGAATACGATGGTTGTGTAGAATTATTAAATGAAAGAAGAACGAAGTGGATTCAAGAGATCCATCATAATTATTTTATAAATGGTTCTGATGCAGTAGAAACAAACACATTCGGTTGCAATGAAATTGTTTTAAGTGAATTTAATTTAGCCCATCGAACAGAAGAATTAAATATTATAGCTGCAAAGTTAGCCAGATATGTAGCTAATAGTTTTAATGAAAATAAATATGTCATTGGAAGTGTAGGACCTGGAACAAAACTTATTTCTCTTTTGCAAATTGATTATCATACATTATATCAAAGTTACAAAAAACAAATGGTAGGATTAATTAAAGGTGGAGTAGATGCAATATTAATCGAAACTTCTCAAGATATTAATCAAGTAAAAATTGCAATCAGAGCAGCAAAATCTGCTATGAAGGAGCTTAATAAAAAGGTTCCTATATGGTCTCAGGTAACAATTGAAACTTCTGGCACTATGTTAGTTGGCAGTGATATTCAAACAGCTTTAACTTCAATTGAAACACTAGAAATAGATGTTTTAGGAATGAATTGTGCTACTGGTCCAGATGAAATGCGGCAGCATATAGCTTATTTAGCCGAAGCTTCGCCATTTGCGTTAAGTGTTCTTCCCAATGCAGGCCTTCCACAAAATGTGGGAGGAAAAACAGTTTATCCTCTTGGACCGAAAGATTTTGCCAATAAAGTAAATTTAATGGCAAAAGATTTTTCCTTAAATATTATTGGTGGCTGTTGTGGTACTACGCCTGAGCATATCAAGGAACTTGCAAACCTTGCTGGTACACTTAATCCAGGAATACGTAAAGGAAAATACGAAAAAAGTGTAAGTAGTTTATATAATAGTGTTCCTTTAAATCTTGAGCCAAAACCATTATATGTTGGCGAAAGAACAAATGCAAATGGTTCTAAAAAATTCAAAGAACTTCTGGCTGTGAATGATTATGATGGTCTTGTCCAAATAGCAAAGAGTCAATTAAAAGAAGGCGCACATATTTTGGATGTATGTGTTGCTTATGTTTCACGTAACGAAACTGAAGACATGGAGAAGTTACTTAAAAAAATAGTAACACAAGTAAATATTCCCATAATGATAGATTCTACTGAATTACCAGTTATAGAAAAAGCCTTACAAATTGCACCCGGAAAATGTATCATTAACTCTATAAATTTTGAAGATGGTGAAGAAAAAGCAAGGGAAATTTTAAAATATTGCAAAGAATATGGCGCTGCTGTTGTTGCTCTTACAATAGATGAAGAAGGAATGGCAAAAACTACTGAAAAAAAGGTTGCAATAGCTAAAAGAATTTATAATTTAGTAGTTGATGAATTTCATATCCACCCAGGAGATCTTATTTTTGATCCTCTAACTTTCACTCTAGGAAGTGGTGATGAAGAATTTAGAAAATCAGCTATTGCCACTCTTGATGGAATTAAATTAATTAAAGAAACTTTACCAGGTGTGAAAACAATTCTTGGACTATCAAATGTAAGTTTTGGCTTAACTCCATATACAAGGCAAATATTAAATTCATTAATGCTTTATCATGCTGTAAAAAATGGGCTAGATTTAGCAATACTAAATGCTTCAAAAATAATCCCTGTTGCAAAAATAGAATCTGATGTCAGAAATATTTTTGAAGATCTTCTTTTCGATAGACGAGCAGAAAATTATGATCCTTTAAAAGTAATATTACAAAAATTTTCTGATTTAAAAAAAGATTCATCTACAGAACAAATAAAACGTAACACTTTGTCAATAGAAGAAAAATTAAAACTTGATATTATTGATGGAGAAAAACAGCTCATTATTGAAGACTGCAAAGAAGCTTTAAAAAAATACCCTCCTCTTACGATAATTAATGAAATTTTACTTTCAGGAATGAAAACTGTTGGAGAACGTTTTGGTGCTGGCGAAATGCAATTACCTTTTGTTCTTGAAAGTGCTGAAGCTATGAAAGCTGCTGTTAGCGTTATTGAACCTTATATGGAGAAAAAAACAGGTTACAGTAAAGGTAAAATGATCATTGCTACAGTAAAAGGTGATGTTCACGATATTGGTAAAAATTTAGTCGATGTTATTCTTTCAAATAATGGATTTGAAATTTTAAACTTAGGAATAAAACAACCTATCGAATCTATCTTAGAAAAATATAAAAACTCAGGTGCTAATGCAATTGGGATGAGTGGATTATTAGTTAAATCTACAGCTATTATGAAAGAAAATTTGGAATATATGACAGTCCATGGCCACACTATTCCAGTGATTCTTGGTGGTGCTGCATTGACTAGAGAATTTGTAGAAAAAGATTGCCAGGCAGTTTACAAAGGACAAGTATTTTATGCCTTTGATGCTTTTGAAAGCTTAAAAATAATGGAAAAATTATCCGAAATTTCTGGAGAGCTTACTTTAGAACAAGCAAACGCCATTAGAAAATATGCTCGCGGACATGATAATTCTACTCCTTCAGAACCAGAAGAACAAAAAATTAAAATTATAAGAAAAGGCTCTCCTTCCATTCAACTTGATGAAAATGGCCAAAGTCCCTGGATAAGAAAAAACGAAGTTATACCAATTCCGCCTTTTTGGGGAACAAAAGTAATAGAAGAAAGTATAGATAATTTATTTAATTTTATTGATGAATTTGCATTAATACGCAGTCGCTGGGGGTTTTCTCAAGGTAACAAAAATGATACGGAATTTAATTTACTTTTACAAGAAAAAGCATATCCTTTATACCATAAATGGAAGAATAAAGTTATTGAAGAAAAAGTCTTCCAACCAAAAGCCATTTACGGATATTTTCCAGTATGTTCTTTTCAAAATAAATTATTTGTTTATGACCCAAGTGAAAAAAATAAAATTCATCCATCTGATAAAAATAAAATTATTGCGGAATTTGAATTTCCACGCCAAAATTCTGGAAAATTATTGTGTATTTCTGATATGTTTAGAAATATAAAAAATGCTGAATTCGATACCTTAGGAATACAAATAGTGACTTTAGGTGAAGAATTTTCTAATCAAACAAAAAAACTATATGATTCTGGTAACGTAACTGATTATTACTACATGCATGGAATTGGAACAGAACTAACTGAAGCATTTGCTGAATTAATACATAAAAAAATTAGAACAGATTTAGGAATAGTTGGAAAAGATGCGAAAAATATGCGCCAACTTTTTAGTCAAGGTTACCAAGGTTCTCGATATTCTTTTGGTTATCCTGCTTGCCCAAGTATGGAGGGAAATGCAACTTTACTTAATTTATTAGATGCCAGCAGAATTGGTGTTTTTATATCAGAAGCATATCAAATGCATCCTGAGCTGACAACTAGTGCATTAGTGAGTTGGCATCCCCAAGCAAGATATTTTTCGACTTAG
- a CDS encoding peptide ABC transporter substrate-binding protein: MLLKKTPKFSAILFSSLFACTSFIPNTFAAEVPTGVKLSTKQIINVGIGAEVPSLDPQKAQDTVSARVLYDLFEGLLVENEKGEINPGIANRWEISKDGLTYTFQIRPDAKFSDGSLITAEDAVFSIRRLVDPKLAATYAELVLMIKNAPEITTGKKKPEELGVKALDKSTVQFTLNKPCPYFLKIVAFQNLAIVQKANVEKFGDKFSQPGNLVSSGAYKLKYWKIGDKITTERNKMYWNNAKTVIESANYYPIADVNTELQMYQTGQLDITYDIPSDKFKDLKKSLGKQLKANPFLSTYYVSLNTNVEPFKNNVKLRQALSMAIDRKVLTEKVTGRGELPSYDIVPFGMASYKQQAYSWEKMPASQRIAEAQRLYKESGYSKERPLVLTYTYNTNALHKKVAIALAAMWEQNLGVKMNLVNQEWKVFLTERNEGRFITARDGWNADYNDPSTYLDLFVSHNPQNNPKYKNPKYDELIQKASLEVNPTKRSETLQQASALMLNDYPIISLYTYVTTHLVKNHVGGYSGENPLDHMYTKNFYIVDSSNSAIR; the protein is encoded by the coding sequence ATGCTGTTGAAAAAAACGCCAAAATTTTCTGCTATTCTTTTTTCTTCACTATTTGCATGTACATCATTTATTCCTAATACCTTTGCTGCAGAAGTGCCTACTGGTGTTAAACTTTCAACTAAGCAAATTATAAATGTTGGGATAGGAGCTGAAGTTCCCTCGTTAGATCCACAAAAGGCTCAAGATACAGTTAGCGCACGCGTTTTATACGACCTATTTGAAGGCTTGCTGGTAGAAAATGAAAAAGGTGAAATTAATCCCGGAATCGCGAACAGGTGGGAAATAAGTAAAGATGGTTTAACTTATACGTTCCAAATTCGCCCTGACGCTAAGTTTTCAGACGGTTCACTAATCACAGCGGAAGATGCTGTTTTTTCCATCCGGCGTCTAGTAGATCCTAAATTAGCTGCCACATATGCTGAATTAGTCCTGATGATTAAAAATGCCCCTGAAATAACAACTGGTAAAAAGAAGCCAGAAGAATTAGGGGTCAAAGCCTTAGATAAAAGTACTGTGCAATTTACTTTAAATAAACCATGTCCCTATTTTTTAAAGATCGTAGCCTTCCAAAATTTAGCCATTGTCCAAAAAGCTAATGTAGAAAAATTTGGAGATAAGTTTAGTCAACCAGGTAATTTAGTTTCTTCCGGGGCATATAAGCTAAAATATTGGAAAATTGGTGATAAAATAACAACTGAACGCAATAAAATGTATTGGAATAATGCAAAAACTGTAATTGAAAGTGCAAATTACTACCCTATCGCCGATGTAAATACAGAACTGCAAATGTACCAAACTGGTCAATTAGATATTACCTATGATATTCCATCAGACAAATTTAAAGATCTAAAAAAATCACTTGGAAAACAATTAAAAGCCAATCCTTTTTTATCAACCTATTATGTATCTTTAAATACAAATGTAGAACCTTTTAAAAATAATGTTAAGTTAAGACAGGCTTTATCTATGGCAATAGACAGAAAAGTTCTGACTGAAAAAGTAACAGGTAGAGGCGAACTTCCTTCATACGATATAGTTCCATTTGGCATGGCATCTTATAAACAACAAGCTTATTCTTGGGAAAAAATGCCCGCTTCTCAAAGAATTGCTGAAGCTCAACGTCTTTATAAAGAATCCGGTTATTCTAAAGAAAGACCTTTAGTATTGACTTATACCTACAACACAAATGCATTACATAAAAAGGTTGCAATAGCTTTAGCCGCTATGTGGGAACAAAATCTTGGTGTTAAAATGAATTTAGTAAACCAAGAATGGAAAGTATTTCTCACAGAAAGAAATGAAGGCCGTTTTATTACAGCAAGAGATGGATGGAATGCTGATTATAATGATCCTAGTACATATTTGGATCTCTTTGTTTCACATAATCCACAAAATAATCCAAAATATAAAAATCCTAAATACGACGAACTTATACAAAAAGCTTCATTAGAAGTTAATCCAACAAAAAGATCAGAAACTTTGCAACAAGCATCTGCATTAATGCTAAATGATTACCCAATTATCTCCTTATACACTTATGTAACCACACACCTTGTCAAAAATCATGTTGGAGGTTATAGTGGAGAAAATCCTTTGGATCATATGTATACTAAGAACTTCTACATAGTTGATAGTTCCAATTCTGCAATACGTTAA